The nucleotide sequence TTGGAGCGGCCCCGAGGATGActctgacgacgacgacgaccaaTCCCAAAATCAAGATTCGATTGATACCGACGGCAACTCACACACGAGTGAGCATGCGGCCATTGAGGTCTCTGACGAtatggaggaggacgaggccaCCCACCCCGAAGATCAGGAGGATTTTTCCGAGTCTGGTGAAAGCAATCAGGAAGAAGCCGAGATTGGTTTCGACGATATGGCCCCAAGTGAGGGCTCGATCCAGagtgaagatgaggaagcGCTTGAGTTTAACGAGTTTCGTTTTGATGATATTCACTGGTCCGAAGTGCCAGGAACCGGATACGATCGAAAGATCTTGAGGCCTCGCCATGCTCACTGGATCATGACTGTATATGCCCTAGGTTGCAACGTGGAGGCACCGGGCCCATCCAAGTCAGTCACTTATGTTCTTCTGCTGGTCTGATCGGCGTGATACTAACATTCTATATTAGATGCTATTTATCTGGCCGGGGCGTGGCCGATTGGCACCTGGGCACGGTAACGTTCACACCAGGACCAATCCGTCTTCGTGACCTCAACTATCCGCGTACCCGGGGCCGCCGTCGATCTCGTCTAGATGTTGTCACCTACATTGACTCTACGTTTAGAGACTCGATAAATTGGGTGTATCCAGTACACATGCCCTGTCTCAAAACTCTTTGCCAGGTCCTGACCGGCCAACCTGACCCCTACGGAAGTTCAAAGCTGGACAAGGATGCATTATTCTTTGCCATGAACAAGTTGTCCGACTGGGCAGGGGGAGCGCTGAATATCACATATTTTAAAGACCGGCCACTGATTCCAGAGTACTGGGAATCTCTACCGGGAAACGAGTACATCCACGCCAATCCTTTCTCCACGGACTGTCCCCATCGCGATCAGGTTTTGGCTCTTGTTTCAAACGCCATCAAGACCTCCCAAGACAGCAAGTATCTCTTGGACGACCTCACCGACAAGGTAAAATCCGACCGCTTCAACATCCTACCTTACGATTTGATCCACATAATTTCATGCTTGCTGCCTGACCGGGATTTGTTCTCGCTTTGTTGTGCGTCTTACATCGTCCACAAGAACCTTGAGGAGAATGAGAACTTTTGGCGTTATCGTCTGGCGAAGATATCGATGCCTTGGTTTGATGAGGCATTGGAAGTCTTGTCGTCCCCTGGCAATGAGGATGTGTTGCAAGCCAAATATTGGAAGGGGCTTCTACGTACCCTGCAGAAGCTGCTTGCCTCTAAGAAATTGGGCAAGCAAGGCCCACTAATGGGCGTGTATAATCGAAGGAGGATCTGGGCGTGTTGCCAGCGCATTGCGAGGGAGTACTTTGAGAAGGTGAGGGAACTgagagaaaggggggttgaggCGGTGATTGCGGATATTGAGAAGTAGGCCCTTGAAGATAGCAAACAGACCTTCAAGGTAGCGAATAGGTATTAAACATGTATTTTAGGCCTTCAGCGATAGTCAAAAGCttgaaaaaaagaaagaggatTTTTCCATCTTATTTTACCCCCTTATCTCTACTTTGCATTCTTTAACTATGTGTCCACGACGTAAAACTATACGCAAAGTCAAAATCCAACCGTTGAttttctctcttccatcCCTGAGATCACTATCTTTCTACCTAcgcccaccccaaccccctaaACCTCACAAAATTCCTCTCCGTATCCGCATCCACAAACGCGTGTGCCTCCCTGACAGTGATATCACCCCCGtgaacctccaccacctgcccATTGACCTCCTTCCCACCCTTGACGAACCTGTCTACCGCTTTGATGAGCGTTTCCATCGGTGTGATGACCATACCGTCGTATAGTTTCCCTAGGCGCGATATTTGTTTCTGCCGGGCTTTCAATCAGCAACAAACCTctcgggagagggagggacaCAAGTTAGGTACCTAACACCGCCGGCGCGAGCGCACAAATCTTAATGTTTTCTTTCTCTACCAGCCCAGCGGCAGATCGCACCAGGCCGACGACCCCGAATTTAGACGCTGCGTAGAGGGgtgcggtggggagggggtagaGGCCTGCGTTGCTTGCTGTGCAGAGTATCAACCCCGGATCTCCCTCTTCTGATGGTTTTTGGTCCATGTAATAGATCGCGAGTTTGATCGCTATCATGTGTCAACCTGTTGCCCGGTGAGATACATGCTGGGAGACCTACAGTACACCACACCCGACAAGTTGGCCTCCAAACAACTCATATCCGGCTTTTTCGGAGGGTGCGACTTGTCACCGTCCTGCTCAACAACAAGCGTGGTAAACCCCCGTTCTGAAACGCCTGCGTTCGCAACCACGACGTCGACCCTACCCCCAAACTCACCGTCGTAAAGGGACGAAAACACTGATGCCTGTGCCTCCCAGCTGGAGACATCGCAGGCGTGGAAAAAGAATTCTGTGTCTGGGTACTGCGTCGACAGGGAAGTAACGAGTGACGGGCCAACCGAGGAGTTGATATCTAGCATTGCAATCTTTGTtggagtggaggaggaggacgaggcaAAGTAGTGCGTTATTGCCAGGCCTATGCCAGAGGTGGCGCCGGTGATGATCACGTTTGGCATTTCTTCAGCTCTGACAAGACGGTGAGGATGAGATAGGTACTGCGGGgtgttggaaaaggggtcACAGTGAGCGGCTAGAGATAGAAGCTGGTAATGAAAAGCTGGATATAAAGAAGAACCAAGATACCCATCAATATATTCCCcgcatcaacaccctcacacAAAACCCCAACTCTCCGGCCCAAGGTTCCCAATAAGCCCAGGCACCCCGGAACTTGCCATCCAAACTTCCCCGCATAATCGATCAAACACATACCGGCAGTTAATCAAGTTCCCGTTCGGACATCATGCAGGAACCTAGGCCGCACACACCGGGTTGCTTGGCCTTGAAACTGCAATACCTATAACAGAATAGTCACCTTACACC is from Podospora pseudopauciseta strain CBS 411.78 chromosome 5 map unlocalized CBS411.78m_5.2, whole genome shotgun sequence and encodes:
- a CDS encoding uncharacterized protein (COG:S; EggNog:ENOG503P4TU); translation: MPCQSPLPRQRQQAAPLLNGQATEVGHDRFPNIHHRKLGFKATATFTHSDHLGPQYSIQGPLPDFGRFRASYKLDYHCCTMSGASCFCAICGGPFGDIVFSPPHPDDQPGSDDENDDWNGSTTQSDVAWSGPEDDSDDDDDQSQNQDSIDTDGNSHTSEHAAIEVSDDMEEDEATHPEDQEDFSESGESNQEEAEIGFDDMAPSEGSIQSEDEEALEFNEFRFDDIHWSEVPGTGYDRKILRPRHAHWIMTVYALGCNVEAPGPSKCYLSGRGVADWHLGTVTFTPGPIRLRDLNYPRTRGRRRSRLDVVTYIDSTFRDSINWVYPVHMPCLKTLCQVLTGQPDPYGSSKLDKDALFFAMNKLSDWAGGALNITYFKDRPLIPEYWESLPGNEYIHANPFSTDCPHRDQVLALVSNAIKTSQDSKYLLDDLTDKVKSDRFNILPYDLIHIISCLLPDRDLFSLCCASYIVHKNLEENENFWRYRLAKISMPWFDEALEVLSSPGNEDVLQAKYWKGLLRTLQKLLASKKLGKQGPLMGVYNRRRIWACCQRIAREYFEKVRELRERGVEAVIADIEK
- a CDS encoding uncharacterized protein (EggNog:ENOG503P1GE; COG:Q), which codes for MPNVIITGATSGIGLAITHYFASSSSSTPTKIAMLDINSSVGPSLVTSLSTQYPDTEFFFHACDVSSWEAQASVFSSLYDGEFGGRVDVVVANAGVSERGFTTLVVEQDGDKSHPPKKPDMSCLEANLSGVVYSIKLAIYYMDQKPSEEGDPGLILCTASNAGLYPLPTAPLYAASKFGVVGLVRSAAGLVEKENIKICALAPAVLGKLYDGMVITPMETLIKAVDRFVKGGKEVNGQVVEVHGGDITVREAHAFVDADTERNFVRFRGLGWA